A genomic region of Corticium candelabrum chromosome 6, ooCorCand1.1, whole genome shotgun sequence contains the following coding sequences:
- the LOC134180697 gene encoding uncharacterized protein LOC134180697 isoform X2, with protein sequence MRRQLLRELTNEFQLADKHGSTELHKTAQRGDLETMVTAAAAGCDINIRNEKGLMPLHEACLEGRTRMVLLLLALGADVNAKTGEMWTPLICAAGNGHTETTKILVAFGADADIATSSGHSAAHMAAWKGLTDILVVLSRNGHSLCRKTNEGQTPLDLAIESGQESCASYIRAAIANKKLSGNIGNLVRNYKDSMQTLSGKLTKQTGNGRLPSSQV encoded by the exons ATGAGACGCCAGCTGCTTCGAGAACTGACTAACGAGTTCCAGTTGGCTGACAAA CACGGAAGCACGGAGCTGCATAAAACAGCGCAAAGAGGCGATCTGGAGACAATGGTTACAGCTGCAGCCGCAGGATGCGACATCAACATTAGGAACGAG AAAGGTCTGATGCCTTTGCACGAAGCTTGTCTAGAAGGTCGCACGAGAATGGTTCTGCTGTTGCTTGCCCTGGGTGCCGATGTGAATGCAAAAACTGGG GAAATGTGGACGCCTTTGATTTGCGCTGCAGGAAACGGTCATACAGAAACCACGAAAATTCTTGTGGCATTTGGAGCTGATGCTGACATAGCCACATCT AGTGGCCATTCTGCAGCACACATGGCAGCTTGGAAGGGTTTGACAGATATTCTTGTAGTTCTCAGCAGGAATGGACACAGCCTTTGCAGAAAAACCAAT GAAGGACAGACACCTCTTGATTTGGCAATAGAGTCAGGCCAAGAAAGCTGTGCAAGCTATATCAGAGCTGCTATAGCAAATAAA AAGCTTTCTGGAAACATTGGAAACTTAGTACGGAATTACAAAGACAGTATGCAGACGCTATCAGGAAAGCTGACGAAACAGACAG GAAATGGAAGATTGCCTTCATCACAAGTATAA
- the LOC134180697 gene encoding ankyrin repeat and SOCS box protein 13-like isoform X1 codes for MRRQLLRELTNEFQLADKHGSTELHKTAQRGDLETMVTAAAAGCDINIRNEKGLMPLHEACLEGRTRMVLLLLALGADVNAKTGEMWTPLICAAGNGHTETTKILVAFGADADIATSSGHSAAHMAAWKGLTDILVVLSRNGHSLCRKTNEGQTPLDLAIESGQESCASYIRAAIANKEMEDCLHHKYNSKPQKEQKKRIGVCDCFYIRLQELQLGTQALRQQKHSDLVRSASLPIHLSQSSPLSPQHRCDATSPLYSSPQIKSPFSFPAYSPSSSDEELASHISPSPPPFPRQKQLSVSRAGVPISPLAIKRKHHSPVTSAIINYQCRSKSMPQDLNLSSWNYLQDNTAQVLSKHKSVEQISSDKVKNTGDNTVYVHAIQTKGAPSERWASVIHRRSEPWNRRDEQSLEVSMTELHRQSLNNPNSMANVTKVSTS; via the exons ATGAGACGCCAGCTGCTTCGAGAACTGACTAACGAGTTCCAGTTGGCTGACAAA CACGGAAGCACGGAGCTGCATAAAACAGCGCAAAGAGGCGATCTGGAGACAATGGTTACAGCTGCAGCCGCAGGATGCGACATCAACATTAGGAACGAG AAAGGTCTGATGCCTTTGCACGAAGCTTGTCTAGAAGGTCGCACGAGAATGGTTCTGCTGTTGCTTGCCCTGGGTGCCGATGTGAATGCAAAAACTGGG GAAATGTGGACGCCTTTGATTTGCGCTGCAGGAAACGGTCATACAGAAACCACGAAAATTCTTGTGGCATTTGGAGCTGATGCTGACATAGCCACATCT AGTGGCCATTCTGCAGCACACATGGCAGCTTGGAAGGGTTTGACAGATATTCTTGTAGTTCTCAGCAGGAATGGACACAGCCTTTGCAGAAAAACCAAT GAAGGACAGACACCTCTTGATTTGGCAATAGAGTCAGGCCAAGAAAGCTGTGCAAGCTATATCAGAGCTGCTATAGCAAATAAA GAAATGGAAGATTGCCTTCATCACAAGTATAATTCCAAGCCCCAAAAGGAGCAAAAGAAAAGAATTggtgtgtgtgactgtttttACATCAGACTGCAAGAACTACAACTTGGAACACAAGCCCTTCGCCAACAAAAGCACAGCGATCTTGTTCGTTCAGCATCTTTGCCAATTCATTTGTCACAGTCATCGCCACTCTCACCTCAACATAGATGTGATGCTACTAGTCCTTTGTATTCTTCCCCACAAATCAAAAGTCCATTTTCTTTCCCAGCATACAGCCCATCCTCATCAGATGAGGAGCTTGCCAGTCATATCAGCCCCAGCCCTCCACCTTTTCCTCGACAGAAACAGCTATCTGTTTCGCGAGCAGGTGTGCCAATATCTCCTCTTGCAATAAAACGAAAACATCATAGCCCGGTCACATCAGCAATTATTAATTACCAATGTCGATCGAAATCCATGCCACAAGACTTGAATCTCTCGTCATGGAACTATTTACAAGATAACACAGCTCAAGTATTGTCAAAGCATAAAAGTGTTGAGCAGATAAGTAGTGACAAAGTTAAAAACACTGGAGACAACACAGTTTATGTACATGCAATTCAAACAAAAGGTGCTCCTAGTGAGAGATGGGCTAGTGTGATTCATAGGAGAAGCGAACCGTGGAATAGGAGGGATGAACAGTCTTTGGAAGTGTCAATGACAGAACTGCACAGACAGTCTCTGAACAACCCCAACTCAATGGCAAATGTAACCAAGGTGTCAACAAGTTGA
- the LOC134180699 gene encoding UPF0538 protein C2orf76 homolog — protein sequence MVTVTVRLIRSFEYRSVKSLVIHQVDVSQTVDEFTQRLKHEIQTKPGLLLPFRSHSYDTLKLYCHAQGMKPNDLVINRDNDSDLILKSDNTLSAYSIANETELSYFNMHEYEAYKFGNETKW from the exons ATGGTGACAGTTACTGTTCGACTTATTCGATCATTTGAATATCGATCTGTAAAATCTTTGGTCATACATCAGGTGGACGTATCACAGACAGTAGACGAATTTACTCAGAGACTCAAACATGAGATTCAAACAAAACCAG GTCTTCTGTTACCATTTCGAAGTCATTCTTATGACACACTGAAACTGTACTGTCATGCCCAAGGAATGAAGCCAAACGACTTAGTAATCAACAGAGACAATGACAGTGATCTAATCCTAAAATCAGACAATACATTGTCTGCTTACAGCATAGCAAATGAAACTGAGCTATCTTACTTCAACATGCATGAGTATGAAGCTTACAAGTTTGGCAATGAAACAAAGTGGTAA
- the LOC134180697 gene encoding ankyrin-1-like isoform X3 yields the protein MRRQLLRELTNEFQLADKHGSTELHKTAQRGDLETMVTAAAAGCDINIRNEKGLMPLHEACLEGRTRMVLLLLALGADVNAKTGEMWTPLICAAGNGHTETTKILVAFGADADIATSSGHSAAHMAAWKGLTDILVVLSRNGHSLCRKTNEGQTPLDLAIESGQESCASYIRAAIANKVCSLYLRIYIEITHLNEHIIDQLAGNGRLPSSQV from the exons ATGAGACGCCAGCTGCTTCGAGAACTGACTAACGAGTTCCAGTTGGCTGACAAA CACGGAAGCACGGAGCTGCATAAAACAGCGCAAAGAGGCGATCTGGAGACAATGGTTACAGCTGCAGCCGCAGGATGCGACATCAACATTAGGAACGAG AAAGGTCTGATGCCTTTGCACGAAGCTTGTCTAGAAGGTCGCACGAGAATGGTTCTGCTGTTGCTTGCCCTGGGTGCCGATGTGAATGCAAAAACTGGG GAAATGTGGACGCCTTTGATTTGCGCTGCAGGAAACGGTCATACAGAAACCACGAAAATTCTTGTGGCATTTGGAGCTGATGCTGACATAGCCACATCT AGTGGCCATTCTGCAGCACACATGGCAGCTTGGAAGGGTTTGACAGATATTCTTGTAGTTCTCAGCAGGAATGGACACAGCCTTTGCAGAAAAACCAAT GAAGGACAGACACCTCTTGATTTGGCAATAGAGTCAGGCCAAGAAAGCTGTGCAAGCTATATCAGAGCTGCTATAGCAAATAAAGTGTGTTCTTTATACCTACGTATTTATATTGAAATTACACATCTCAATGAACACATCATAGACCAGTTAGCAG GAAATGGAAGATTGCCTTCATCACAAGTATAA
- the LOC134180698 gene encoding uncharacterized protein LOC134180698 gives MHAPIYSHVLYFCWHSSLHDNFSTRQRFYCRMVGTAKFQVTLVAITGFLTAFSLETESLCDLKTCCCVDFVTATQLGNTVTLHVSNQSGSRCSQNMTTIVCHVRGNNSTVCANDFSDPSFGVVKSGKYMYILTDFDNDRCNSRLYCRSGLCASGLNWSGRYVHRKLLTQSGSWHPVCDPTRCCCASSASVFSNGSALRATYKPAVSGCSNRAVDIGVDCKVLGDLYMSCANYVLGYGVLLRKMEGRPFHYVYHYHNVCNSVLECTSGECIRTGIFIGQYRAVELGNGSSSGAASRDVTAAGLYLVISCVVFRVTA, from the coding sequence atgcatgcacctaTATATTCGCATGTGCTCTATTTTTGTTGGCACTCTTCGTTGCACGATAATTTCTCCACACGACAGCGATTCTACTGTAGGATGGTTGGCACTGCAAAGTTTCAGGTGACTCTGGTTGCAATCACTGGCTTTCTGACTGCGTTTTCACTAGAAACAGAAAGTTTGTGTGATTTGAAGACATGCTGCTGCGTCGATTTTGTTACTGCGACGCAGTTGGGAAACACGGTCACTCTCCATGTTAGTAATCAATCAGGTTCGAGATGCAGCCAAAACATGACGACAATTGTGTGCCACGTTCGTGGCAACAACAGTACCGTGTGTGCAAACGACTTCTCCGATCCGAGCTTTGGCGTCGTCAAAAGCGgcaaatacatgtacatccTCACGGATTTTGACAACGACAGATGCAACTCACGATTATATTGTCGGTCGGGATTATGTGCTAGCGGTTTGAACTGGTCAGGAAGGTACGTGCACAGAAAATTACTCACCCAATCTGGCTCATGGCATCCCGTCTGCGATCCGACTCGGTGCTGTTGTGCGTCGTCAGCCAGTGTATTTAGCAACGGTTCCGCTCTTAGGGCAACGTACAAGCCGGCTGTCAGCGGATGTTCGAACAGAGCGGTTGATATTGGCGTCGACTGCAAAGTACTTGGCGATCTGTACATGTCGTGCGCCAACTACGTGCTCGGATACGGTGTCCTTCTTAGGAAAATGGAAGGCAGACCATTCCACTACGTGTACCATTATCATAACGTTTGCAATTCAGTGCTCGAATGCACAAGCGGTGAATGCATCCGCACTGGAATCTTTATCGGACAGTACCGAGCTGTCGAACTTGGCAACGGTAGCAGCAGTGGAGCTGCCTCTAGAGATGTCACTGCAGCCGGACTCTACTTAGTTATTAGTTGTGTGGTTTTTAGAGTGACTGCGTAA